The genomic DNA AAGGCCGTGATCGTACACGAGGACACGCGCACCGGCGGCGTCGGGGCCGAGGTCGCCGCTCTGTTGGCGGAGTCGGCGTTCGAGTTCATGGACGGCCCGGTGGTGCGCGTCACCGCGCGCGATTGCGCCGTGCCGTACAGCGCGCCGCTGGAAGATGCCTTCTTGCCGCAGCTCGACGACATCGTGCGGGCCTGCGAGGAGCTGGCGGCCTACTGATTCAAGACGGGTTCGAAGCACGCTTTTCGGAGAACGGGAGAACAAGAGACATGGCGAAGACCGATGTCATCATGCCCCAGATGGGGGAGAGCATCGCGGAAGGCACGATCACCAAGTGGCTGAAGAAGCAGGGCGACAGTGTGCGCCGCGACGAGCCCCTGTTCGAGATCTCGACCGACAAGGTGGACGCCGAGATCCCCTCGCCCGCGGCGGGCGTGCTCGCCGAGATCAAGGTGGGCGAGGGGCAGACCGTCGAGGTGAACACCGTGGTCGGCGTGATCGCCGACAGCGCCGAAGCGGCGGCCACAGCGCCAGCCCCGGCGAAGCCCGCGGCGGCCGCGGCCCCTGCGGCCGCGAAGCCGGCGGCTCCAGCCCCGGCGGCTGCGGCGAAGTCTGCGGCCCCGGCGCCTGCTGTGCCGCGAGCCCCGGCAGCAGTGCCACCAGCACCCTCGCGCCCTGCGGCTCCGGCCATGGCGACCGCTGCGGCGAGTGCCACCACCGCCGCCCCCGGGAGCGTCGAGGAGCTGCGGCGCCTGCGCTCGACGCCGCTCGTTCGTCGCATGGCCCGGGACCAGGGTGTCGACATCTCCCAGATCGAGGGCACGGGCATCTCGGGCCGAGTGACCAAGAAAGACCTCCAAGCCTACGTCGAGGGCGGTGGTCCCGCCGTCACGCCGCACCAGGCGGCCGCGGGAATCGTGCCGCTGCAGGCGCCCGCGCCAGCAGGCGCGCCGGCCCCGACGCCGGCGGTCCCGGCACTGCCCGCCTTTCGGCCGGGCGACAACGTGGTCGTCGAACCGATGTCGCTGATGCGGAGGAAGATCGCCGAGCACATGGTGATGTCGAAGCGCACCTCGGCGCACGTGCACACGATCTACGAGATCGACTGCAGCAACATCATGAAGACGCGCAAGCAGGTGCAGGACGATTTCGTCCGCCGCCATGGTCAGAAGCTCACCGTCACCCCCTTCGTCGTGAAGGCTTGCATCGAGGCGCTGCGCGCCGTCCCGGTGGTGAATGCCTCGGTGGACGGGGACAACATCGTCTACAAGAAGGACATCAACGTCGGCGTGGCCGTCGCCCTCGACTGGGGTCTCATCGTCCCGGTCATCCACCGGGCGGACGAGCTGTCGCTGGTGGGGATCAACAACCGCGTCGCCGATCTGGCCGGCCGCGCCCGCAGCAAGCAGCTCAAACCCGAAGAGGTTCAGGGCGGCACCTTCACGGTCACCAACCCGGGAGTCTTCGGCAGCCTCTTCGGCACGCCCATCATCAACCAGCCGCAGGTGGCCATCCTCGGCATGGGGATGATCGAGAAACGCGTGCGTGTGGTGGAGAACAACGCCATCGTCATCAAACCCATGATGTACACCTGTCTCTCCTACGACCACCGCATCATCGACGGTGCCGTGGCCGATCAATTCATGGGGGCGTTCAAGGAAACCATGGAGACGGCCGACTTCAAGGCGTTCCTCTGATGGCAGCGGCGGTCCTGCAGCAAGTGCCGCGTTGCGAAGCGCGCTACCTCGGCGTCGTGCCGTACGCCGAGGGGCTGCGCTTGCAGGCGGAACTGGTGGAGCGCCGCGCCGCCGGCCTCTGCGACGATCAGTTGCTGCTCCTCGAGCACCCGCACGTGCTGACGCTCGGCCGGAACGCCAAAGCCGCGCACGTGCTCGCCGACTCGGTGCGTCTGGCGGCGCTCGGGGTCGAACTCCACGAATGCGGCCGGGGTGGTGACGTCACCTATCACGGCCCGGGGCAGCTGGTGGCCTATCCCATCATCGGGCTCGATCCCAGGCGGCGCGACCTGCGGCGCTACGTGCGCGACCTGGAGGAAGTGTTGCTGCGCGTGCTCGCCGGCTATGGCATCGTGGGACACCGCGTCCCGGGGAAGACCGGTGTCTGGGTGGAGCGCCACGACTTGCCGCCGGCGAAGGTGGCCGCCATCGGCGTGCGCGTCTCGCGCTGGGTGACCTCGCACGGCATCGCGCTCAACGTCCGTACGGACCTGCGCTACTTCGATCTCATCGTTCCCTGTGGTTTGGCCGGGAGCGCGGTGACTTCGCTGGCCGAGCTCTTGCCAGAAGCGCCGGAGGTGCCGGACGTGGCGGCGCGCTTCGCCGCCGAGTTCGGCGCCGTCTACGGGCGGCAGATGTCGCTGCGGTGAGCGCGCCATGAGCATCCAGAGCCAGGTGCCCGTGGACACCGACGCCTATGCGCGGGCGGCGCGCCGTCGTTTCCAGGCCACGCTCGACTGCCTCGAGAAGCTCGAGCCGCCGGTCCTCGACCTGGGGCCGGCGAACGCCCTGGGCCGGAAACTGAGCCAGCGTTTCGGCGTCGACATGCAAAACACGGAGGCGCACGATCTCGACCGCGAACGGTTGCGGGGCTTCGCTCCCGGTCCCTTCGCCACCATCACCGGCTTCGAGATCCTGGAGCACCTCATGAACCCGCTCTTCGTTCTCGACGGCTGTCGCGAGGTCTTGCGCCCCGAGGGCACGCTCTATCTGAGCGTCCCCCGCCGGCACCCGTGGGAGTGGATGTTCGGCAAGAGCCCGGAG from Candidatus Krumholzibacteriia bacterium includes the following:
- a CDS encoding transketolase C-terminal domain-containing protein, with amino-acid sequence KAVIVHEDTRTGGVGAEVAALLAESAFEFMDGPVVRVTARDCAVPYSAPLEDAFLPQLDDIVRACEELAAY
- a CDS encoding methyltransferase domain-containing protein — translated: MSIQSQVPVDTDAYARAARRRFQATLDCLEKLEPPVLDLGPANALGRKLSQRFGVDMQNTEAHDLDRERLRGFAPGPFATITGFEILEHLMNPLFVLDGCREVLRPEGTLYLSVPRRHPWEWMFGKSPEHFHEFASDELRWLLEKAGFEVRRWVDLNTSELSPGLRPLLRLLFRNLIFVECGPR
- a CDS encoding dihydrolipoamide acetyltransferase family protein: MAKTDVIMPQMGESIAEGTITKWLKKQGDSVRRDEPLFEISTDKVDAEIPSPAAGVLAEIKVGEGQTVEVNTVVGVIADSAEAAATAPAPAKPAAAAAPAAAKPAAPAPAAAAKSAAPAPAVPRAPAAVPPAPSRPAAPAMATAAASATTAAPGSVEELRRLRSTPLVRRMARDQGVDISQIEGTGISGRVTKKDLQAYVEGGGPAVTPHQAAAGIVPLQAPAPAGAPAPTPAVPALPAFRPGDNVVVEPMSLMRRKIAEHMVMSKRTSAHVHTIYEIDCSNIMKTRKQVQDDFVRRHGQKLTVTPFVVKACIEALRAVPVVNASVDGDNIVYKKDINVGVAVALDWGLIVPVIHRADELSLVGINNRVADLAGRARSKQLKPEEVQGGTFTVTNPGVFGSLFGTPIINQPQVAILGMGMIEKRVRVVENNAIVIKPMMYTCLSYDHRIIDGAVADQFMGAFKETMETADFKAFL
- the lipB gene encoding lipoyl(octanoyl) transferase LipB, whose product is MAAAVLQQVPRCEARYLGVVPYAEGLRLQAELVERRAAGLCDDQLLLLEHPHVLTLGRNAKAAHVLADSVRLAALGVELHECGRGGDVTYHGPGQLVAYPIIGLDPRRRDLRRYVRDLEEVLLRVLAGYGIVGHRVPGKTGVWVERHDLPPAKVAAIGVRVSRWVTSHGIALNVRTDLRYFDLIVPCGLAGSAVTSLAELLPEAPEVPDVAARFAAEFGAVYGRQMSLR